TCGCCTTCCGGTACGCGGCATATGTCCGACACGCTGTCCACCATCAGGCCATAGCTATGGCCGCTGATGTTCGCGATAATGGCCAGCTTGCGCCGCTCCACCGGGGTCGCGTGACCGCAAATCAGAGCGGCGACGTCGATGATCGTGAGCACACGGCTGCGCAGTGCGGACAGACCGGCGATATGCGCGCCCATGCCGGGCACCGGCGATATGTCGGCCAGACGCACCACCGCTTCGACCTCTTCGGTTTCCACCGCGATGCGCGAGTCCGCCAGGGTCGCGAGAAGATAGAGCTTATCCATGACTTCTTCCTATGCCTGCCGACCGGCGATCGCAGCCATCAACGCATCCTGATCGTAGCGATAGATGCTGCCATCCTGCGGTCCCGTCGGGCGCGGCGACGCGCGCAGATGGACCACCCGGCACCCCATGATCTCCGCCGCCTGCGCCGCATCCGCCTCCGTGCACAGGACCACGTCTTCGGGGTCGACCGTGCAATCGTCGGGCAACCCCAGCAGCACGTCATGTCCCGCTTGCCGCAGGAGCGGCGCCAATATTTCGCGCGTCCAACCGTCGCCGCTGTCGGCCAGCAGGCAACGGCCCCGCACCCTCTCGACCACCCCATCTTCGGGCAAAGCCGCAAAGAGCGCGAAGGGATTGATCACCTCCAGATGTTCGCCATCGACCACCGCAACACCGCTCAACATGCCATGCATGGCCACCATGTCGGGAACGGCGGGCATCTGGACGATATCCAGCACCGCCGCGACCGGATAGCAGGCCTCCCGCCGATCGTCGCGCAGACGGAGCGCCGACACCTTGTCCCGATCAAATTGGGACAGGCCATTGGCGACGGGCACCAGCCGATCGTCAAGCCGCACGAACGCCCTGCCGCCGGACCGGCCGAACAAACCTGTGTCGATATCCTCCACCC
This window of the Sphingobium sp. CR2-8 genome carries:
- a CDS encoding chemotaxis protein CheW; this encodes MDKLYLLATLADSRIAVETEEVEAVVRLADISPVPGMGAHIAGLSALRSRVLTIIDVAALICGHATPVERRKLAIIANISGHSYGLMVDSVSDICRVPEGELPLRGQLEAAWAPYARALVEHEGQPWLLVSLAAFIEGGALAQAA